One genomic window of Tachypleus tridentatus isolate NWPU-2018 chromosome 12, ASM421037v1, whole genome shotgun sequence includes the following:
- the LOC143235438 gene encoding protein spaetzle 3-like isoform X2: MKSIKFILVVLSIALGWEIRADIRRGYPCIRRLNQLYCPTPGNKYPNANTTQGNGGGRTKREQRMKSERIDKFIDENKSLVKRMFGEYEKFPEGAHTSPFSTYDGHKIYTRSQRIPRSTYGASPNKVDACESTVEIVTPYWASNSAGKIRAIINTKHLQQAIQQEVCQSQQTKRCHGDCSCEQKYKWHRLLAYDPDDDCRGIFMDWFLFPSCCVCRCTILVNK; this comes from the exons tttatattagtgGTACTATCCATAGCATTGGGTTGGGAAATCCGCGCAGACATTCGTCGTGGCTATCCTTGTATACGACGACTGAACCAGTTGTACTGTCCAACACCAGGAAATAAATATCCCAA TGCTAACACTACACAGGGAAATGGGGGAGGCAGGACTAAAAGAGAACAGAGAATGAAAAG tgaaaGAATTGATAAGTTTATTGatgaaaacaaatctttagttaAAAGGATGTTTGGAGAATACGAAAAATTTCCGGAAGGCGCACATACTTCTCCTTTTTCAACGTATGATGGACATAAAATCTACACTCGTTCCCAGCGGATCCCTAGGTCCACCTACGGGGCTTCTCCTAACAA GGTAGACGCTTGTGAGTCGACTGTGGAGATTGTCACCCCTTACTGGGCGTCAAACAGCGCTGGGAAGATTCGAGCAATTATTAATACCAAACACCTGCAACAGGCTATTCAGCAAGAAGTCTGTCA GTCGCAGCAGACAAAGAGATGTCATGGAGACTGCTCGTGTGAACAGAAATACAAATGGCATCGGCTTCTGGCTTATGACCCTGATGATGACTGTCGAGGAATCTTCATGGATTGGTTTCTTTTCCCTTCTTGTTGCGTATGCAGATGTACAATTCTGGTGAACAAGTGA
- the LOC143235438 gene encoding protein spaetzle 3-like isoform X1: MKSIKFILVVLSIALGWEIRADIRRGYPCIRRLNQLYCPTPGNKYPNANTTQGNGGGRTKREQRMKSERIDKFIDENKSLVKRMFGEYEKFPEGAHTSPFSTYDGHKIYTRSQRIPRSTYGASPNKWIIIFRVDACESTVEIVTPYWASNSAGKIRAIINTKHLQQAIQQEVCQSQQTKRCHGDCSCEQKYKWHRLLAYDPDDDCRGIFMDWFLFPSCCVCRCTILVNK; encoded by the exons tttatattagtgGTACTATCCATAGCATTGGGTTGGGAAATCCGCGCAGACATTCGTCGTGGCTATCCTTGTATACGACGACTGAACCAGTTGTACTGTCCAACACCAGGAAATAAATATCCCAA TGCTAACACTACACAGGGAAATGGGGGAGGCAGGACTAAAAGAGAACAGAGAATGAAAAG tgaaaGAATTGATAAGTTTATTGatgaaaacaaatctttagttaAAAGGATGTTTGGAGAATACGAAAAATTTCCGGAAGGCGCACATACTTCTCCTTTTTCAACGTATGATGGACATAAAATCTACACTCGTTCCCAGCGGATCCCTAGGTCCACCTACGGGGCTTCTCCTAACAA ATGGATTATCATTTTTAGGGTAGACGCTTGTGAGTCGACTGTGGAGATTGTCACCCCTTACTGGGCGTCAAACAGCGCTGGGAAGATTCGAGCAATTATTAATACCAAACACCTGCAACAGGCTATTCAGCAAGAAGTCTGTCA GTCGCAGCAGACAAAGAGATGTCATGGAGACTGCTCGTGTGAACAGAAATACAAATGGCATCGGCTTCTGGCTTATGACCCTGATGATGACTGTCGAGGAATCTTCATGGATTGGTTTCTTTTCCCTTCTTGTTGCGTATGCAGATGTACAATTCTGGTGAACAAGTGA